The genomic region GAAAGATAAAAGTGAGTATGTGATGCCAGAGATTTCTTATTAAATTTTCAAAGTGCGACTCAAAGATTTTTTGTTCTTTGACAGTTTAATATTTACTTTTCATTTGACATAGAATGTCTTATGGAACTTTGGAAAAACATTTGATATTTTCCATCCAAAATTATCTAACTCTTCTTCAGTAATATTATATTTTTCAATATAACGTTTTTTTCTTTGATTAGGGTTTCTTAGCCAGTCAGATTTTATTTCGACAAAAGGAGTGTTAAAAGTTTCTAATTTTAAATCTAATATGTAGCGGTTTATTTTTGGAATATTTATATTATTAATTACTAATGCTGTTAAAACAAAATAATTATCAAGCCAAAATTGTCTATTTTTCTCATTAGATCTATGAACATTAGAAAAATCATATAGATCAATATACTCTTTTTTTCCACTATCATCTATAAAGGTTTTATAAGAAATTACGTCATTACTCATTTAATAAACACTGCTATAATAAATATAATTTAATTAATTTAGTATAAATTAGAATATTTTGAATTAGATGATTTGAGTCAATCCCAATTTTTCTGTAAAATTCAAAGAGTCACCAACTCCTTCTCTCTTTTTACTTCATTTCTATTTAATAAATCAGATATTAAATTCAATTAGAAAATGCAATTTCTATTTATTCTGCAGCTCCACCGATCATTAAACCAGCAATTGTTAAAATAAAAAGTGATAGAGGAATAATAAAGGTTATTATGAAGGTAATAATTCCAAGCTTGTATATTTTTCTATTACCTTTTTTTCTTTTTAAAATTATGCTTAGAATTATTAAAGGAATCCCAAGAGGTATAGCAAAAATTGGATAATTAAAACCAAACAATATTTTTTCCCAAAGCTCCGCATTCCTAAACGCTCTACTATTAAATCCTTTTATAAATAAAATTATAAAAGCTAATAAACAAATAATTGAAAGTATAATTATCGCTATCTCAATTTTGTTATATTTATTATTCATTATATTCCTCCCTCATAAATTAAGTTATATTCTAAGTCTATTTCTTGTTCTTGTCCTCCATATATAATATAACCATTTTTTATTTCCCCATCTACTTCATTTCCATTTAATAAACTTAGTATTAAGTCAAATGTATGTTTACCACTTGAGTTGAAAAAAAGAAATTTGCTTTTTAAATTGAAATAATGGGAAAATAGAGGACTACTTGAATTTATATAAACATTATCAGCATATTTATATACTTGACTATCTATTCCAAAATTTTCAACAACCAAATCATTTTTACTTGCTATATTAATTATTTCTACATCTGGTTTATATAATGATAAATCTTCATTTCTATCTCCGTGTATGTCAGGTTGAGATAATTTTTTAGAAGCATCACTTTCTGGCATTAGATTAGAAGAAGCTGGAAGGTCAGGATCTATTTCTGGAAAAGGAAGTGAACTTTTGTCAGGAAGAAGAAATCCTATTAGTTTTCCAAACCATGGGTCTCTTGATGCTTTAGCCAAAAAGCTATTTGCACCTTTTATTGGAGAATTTATAGCTATTACCTGATCTATTTTATCCATATACGATTTATTATTTTTATCAGTAACAAATTCCATTATAAGTCTTCCACCCTGACTATAACCAATTAAATCAATCTCTTTCTTCTCTGGTATTTTGTTTAGATATTTTATCATAGAATTTTTAAAATCAATGTAGCTTCCCTGTGAATCATATCCATTATGGTAAGTACCAGGTCCATTACAGCTAAAATAAGCCATTTTTGACCAACTATATCCATTATTTTCTAAGAAATTCGTAAGATCAGAATTTAATACATCATAAGTTTCACTGCAGTAACCTGGAACTACTATCTTGTAATCTTTATCTTTATTATTGTTGGATTTATTATTGATTGTACCTTTCAAACTCACTTCAGATTTATCTTTACCAAAATCTGTATAAACTTCTAAATCTATTGGATTGCCTGATTCATATTTATCATCAATTAAATTATTATCATCATCAGGATCATTCCAGTCAACAATTCCATCATTATCATCATCAAAATCTATGAAATTATTCCACTTCCAATGATCTCTGTTTTCATGAATATCTAATATATTGTTATTATCATCATCTAAATCTTCCCAATCATAAACATTATCAAAGTCGTCA from Actinomycetota bacterium harbors:
- a CDS encoding M23 family metallopeptidase, which gives rise to MKPYQISANERKPLIYPLKGEILVHFNEEYTDEETGETHRHCGIDISGEKGDKVVASAPGKVFYVGYTPTGGKTISIVHLLDVKTTYLNLQDYHVSVGQEVKRGQIIGTIGAEDDPSSEEIHLHFGVIVNDHYVDPEKILNMDFNDLTKFISLTYTELDENNNVGIKSNNIYGEKAEDIFKLNENSNIENINLASSNFKNITSKNLNFWDYIFKLIYWDDDFDNVYDWEDLDDDNNNILDIHENRDHWKWNNFIDFDDDNDGIVDWNDPDDDNNLIDDKYESGNPIDLEVYTDFGKDKSEVSLKGTINNKSNNNKDKDYKIVVPGYCSETYDVLNSDLTNFLENNGYSWSKMAYFSCNGPGTYHNGYDSQGSYIDFKNSMIKYLNKIPEKKEIDLIGYSQGGRLIMEFVTDKNNKSYMDKIDQVIAINSPIKGANSFLAKASRDPWFGKLIGFLLPDKSSLPFPEIDPDLPASSNLMPESDASKKLSQPDIHGDRNEDLSLYKPDVEIINIASKNDLVVENFGIDSQVYKYADNVYINSSSPLFSHYFNLKSKFLFFNSSGKHTFDLILSLLNGNEVDGEIKNGYIIYGGQEQEIDLEYNLIYEGGI